A DNA window from Chitinibacter fontanus contains the following coding sequences:
- a CDS encoding LysE family translocator, giving the protein MNFQLWLLFLGTTIFISATPGPNMLLMLSHGARYGLQATLVTMAGAITGLSILIGLSALGVGAILAASVTLFTALKIAGALYLIYLGIQSWRAGENLRLPNADASDAQARFKTGLAVALSNPKAILFAGAFLPQFIDTSLPQGQQWAILLSSFFIIEISWQIAYAWGGNRLASWLQEPKRIRLFNRACGAAFFTVGGLLALARR; this is encoded by the coding sequence ATGAATTTTCAGCTATGGCTGCTCTTTTTGGGCACCACCATTTTTATTTCCGCCACCCCTGGACCGAATATGCTGCTAATGCTCAGTCATGGCGCCCGTTATGGCTTGCAAGCGACTTTAGTGACAATGGCTGGGGCAATTACAGGGTTGAGTATCTTGATCGGCCTATCAGCACTGGGCGTGGGCGCCATTTTGGCGGCCTCGGTCACCTTGTTTACCGCTCTCAAAATTGCCGGCGCATTGTATCTGATTTACTTAGGTATTCAGAGCTGGCGCGCGGGTGAAAATCTACGTTTACCCAATGCAGATGCGAGCGATGCGCAAGCCCGCTTTAAAACAGGGCTTGCCGTTGCCCTCTCAAACCCCAAAGCCATTTTATTTGCCGGTGCATTCTTACCGCAATTTATCGACACCAGCTTGCCACAGGGGCAGCAATGGGCGATTTTGCTCAGCTCATTTTTTATCATCGAAATCAGTTGGCAAATTGCTTACGCTTGGGGCGGCAATCGCTTGGCCAGTTGGCTACAAGAACCCAAACGAATACGGCTCTTTAACCGCGCCTGCGGCGCCGCATTTTTCACCGTCGGCGGCCTATTAGCGCTAGCTCGTCGCTAA
- a CDS encoding PH domain-containing protein, with the protein MFGKLAADALGLSDIGSVVRVEDYDKVDADDYVFHEDNEKIFFLIKSKTDEYCFTNKALIHLDGTSAMSKKRMLYRYSYHSNPITNVHLETAGTVDMDVEIKFTFGHKEFSIDVHKKHLEELKDLYKSLLRIAEIMHENELMHDNAKASLELAATTLGRGQVGGTPVVEAFKELNQTAFSWLSAAQQKYLVKDFGFVFERYIKA; encoded by the coding sequence ATGTTTGGCAAACTTGCAGCAGATGCGCTCGGGCTAAGTGATATTGGGTCGGTAGTGCGCGTCGAAGACTATGACAAAGTCGATGCGGATGATTATGTATTTCACGAAGATAATGAAAAAATTTTTTTCCTGATCAAATCCAAAACCGATGAATACTGCTTTACCAACAAAGCCTTGATCCATCTGGATGGCACCAGTGCGATGAGCAAAAAACGCATGCTGTATCGCTATAGCTATCACTCCAACCCGATCACCAATGTCCATCTGGAAACCGCCGGCACCGTAGATATGGATGTCGAGATCAAATTCACCTTTGGCCACAAAGAATTCTCAATCGATGTGCATAAAAAACATCTGGAAGAATTAAAAGACCTCTACAAATCGCTGCTACGCATCGCTGAGATCATGCACGAGAACGAGCTCATGCATGACAACGCCAAGGCCAGCTTGGAGCTTGCCGCCACCACACTGGGGCGTGGTCAGGTTGGCGGCACGCCGGTGGTGGAAGCGTTTAAAGAACTCAATCAAACTGCCTTTAGCTGGCTTTCTGCCGCTCAGCAAAAATATCTAGTTAAAGATTTTGGCTTTGTGTTTGAGCGCTACATCAAAGCATAA
- a CDS encoding efflux RND transporter permease subunit, translating into MMNFSAWSIKNPIPAIMLFVLLSIAGLWSFKAMKVQDFPDIELPMVTVTAVLDGAAPAQLETEVVRKIENSVSALQGVKHVYSNITDGVVSMTVEFELEKPINDAVDSVRDAVSNVRGDLPADLKDPIIGKVEFSGVPFLVFTVADSQLDEEQLSWFVDNKITRLVRAVSGVGQVSRVGGVTREVRIELDPERMSALGVTSSDISRQLAITQKDSSGGRADLAGAEQALRTIATVQTAAELAKTELALGDGRRIRLEQIATIADTTAERRTIAQLDGKPVVGFEITRSRGASETEVAAQIQKVLAQLKAEYPTLQITQAYDMAKPVQDEFDGSMMLLYEGALLAIVVVWFFLRDWRATLVSAAALPLSILPTFIGMHYMGFSLNTVTLLSMALVVGILVDDAIVEIENIVRHLRMGKTPYQAAMEAADEIGLAVIATTFALVAVFLPTAFMGGIPGKFFISFGWTAALAVLASLVVARLLTPMMAAYLLKPIVHAEQEGRMMKTYLRWAEWCLRNRKKTAALSIAFFVGSLALVPLLPTGFVPADDRSQTLVSIELPPGSTLQDTYAVTEQARKIIEKQPYITRIYTAIGGGKAGGDPFAGGSSSVNKASITLTLVDRKQRPVKKTQIEKNLREALAVLPGARVKIGLGQSGEKLQMIIKSDDPEALALAAKNIEQDLRTLAGVGAITSSASLVRPEVIIRPDMAKAADMGVTGLAIANTIRVATVGDFDTALAKLNLPERQVPVVVRLPDSFRTDLEALKRLRVPSAQGDVMLGQVAEVEIGSGPSLISRYDRARNVIFDVELNGLTLGEVSAKLDELPALKNLPAGVTRAEFGDAEEMKKLFASFGLAMLTGVLCIYMVLVLLFRDFMQPVTILAALPLSIGGAFVALLVANSAFAMPSLIGLIMLMGIATKNSILLVEYAIVARRSGKSRFDALMDACHKRARPIVMTTIAMGAGMLPIAIGWGADSSFRSPMAIAVIGGLITSTFLSLLVIPVVFTFVDDFVQWWARKRGKTQTA; encoded by the coding sequence ATGATGAATTTTTCTGCGTGGTCGATTAAAAACCCGATACCGGCAATTATGTTGTTTGTGTTGCTGTCTATTGCCGGACTGTGGTCGTTCAAAGCGATGAAGGTGCAGGACTTTCCGGATATTGAATTACCAATGGTGACGGTGACGGCGGTGCTCGATGGTGCCGCGCCCGCCCAATTAGAAACCGAAGTCGTCCGCAAAATTGAAAACTCGGTGTCGGCGCTACAAGGTGTGAAGCACGTTTACAGCAATATCACCGATGGCGTGGTCAGCATGACCGTTGAGTTTGAGCTGGAAAAACCCATCAATGACGCGGTTGATAGCGTGCGTGATGCCGTATCCAATGTGCGCGGTGATCTGCCCGCCGATTTGAAAGACCCAATTATTGGTAAAGTCGAATTCTCTGGCGTGCCGTTTTTGGTGTTTACCGTCGCCGACTCGCAGCTCGATGAGGAACAGCTCTCGTGGTTTGTGGATAACAAAATCACGCGCTTGGTGCGCGCGGTGTCTGGTGTTGGGCAAGTATCGCGTGTTGGTGGGGTAACGCGTGAGGTGCGCATTGAGCTCGATCCTGAGCGCATGAGTGCATTGGGTGTCACTAGCAGCGATATTTCGCGCCAATTGGCGATCACACAAAAAGACTCTTCTGGTGGCCGTGCTGATTTGGCGGGGGCGGAGCAAGCCTTGCGTACTATTGCCACCGTGCAAACGGCCGCTGAATTAGCCAAAACCGAATTGGCATTGGGTGATGGGCGTCGCATCCGCTTGGAGCAGATTGCCACCATTGCCGACACCACTGCAGAGCGCCGGACGATTGCCCAACTCGATGGTAAACCGGTGGTTGGGTTTGAGATTACCCGCTCGCGTGGCGCCAGCGAGACTGAAGTCGCGGCACAAATTCAAAAAGTACTCGCACAACTCAAAGCCGAGTATCCAACGCTGCAAATTACTCAAGCCTATGACATGGCTAAGCCGGTGCAGGATGAGTTCGATGGCTCGATGATGCTGCTTTACGAAGGCGCTTTGCTGGCCATCGTCGTGGTGTGGTTCTTTCTGCGGGATTGGCGAGCGACGCTGGTGTCGGCGGCAGCTTTGCCCTTATCGATTTTGCCGACTTTCATCGGCATGCACTATATGGGCTTTTCGCTCAATACCGTCACCTTATTATCGATGGCCTTGGTGGTGGGGATTTTGGTCGACGACGCGATTGTCGAGATCGAAAACATCGTTCGCCATTTACGCATGGGCAAAACCCCGTATCAAGCTGCAATGGAAGCGGCGGATGAAATTGGCTTGGCGGTCATTGCCACTACTTTTGCGCTGGTCGCGGTGTTCTTGCCGACGGCATTTATGGGCGGCATTCCAGGGAAATTTTTTATCTCCTTTGGCTGGACCGCGGCTTTGGCTGTATTGGCCTCTTTGGTGGTTGCACGCTTGCTTACGCCAATGATGGCGGCCTATTTGCTCAAACCAATTGTCCATGCTGAGCAAGAAGGCCGGATGATGAAAACCTATTTGCGCTGGGCAGAATGGTGCCTGCGCAATCGTAAAAAAACTGCCGCCTTATCGATTGCGTTTTTTGTCGGCTCGCTGGCTTTGGTGCCGCTGCTGCCGACGGGCTTTGTGCCTGCTGATGATCGGTCGCAAACCTTGGTGAGTATTGAATTGCCACCGGGCTCAACGCTGCAAGATACTTATGCAGTGACCGAGCAGGCCCGCAAAATCATCGAAAAGCAGCCTTATATCACGCGGATTTACACTGCAATCGGCGGCGGTAAAGCAGGTGGGGATCCGTTTGCTGGTGGCTCAAGTAGCGTGAATAAAGCCAGCATTACGCTCACGCTGGTCGATCGCAAGCAACGCCCAGTGAAGAAAACCCAGATCGAGAAAAACTTGCGCGAAGCACTGGCGGTATTGCCCGGTGCACGCGTTAAGATTGGTTTGGGGCAGTCGGGTGAAAAGCTACAGATGATTATTAAATCGGACGACCCGGAAGCCTTAGCACTCGCCGCAAAAAACATCGAGCAAGATTTACGCACGCTGGCTGGCGTAGGTGCGATTACTTCAAGTGCGAGTTTGGTACGGCCGGAAGTGATTATTCGGCCTGACATGGCCAAAGCCGCCGACATGGGGGTCACAGGGCTGGCGATTGCCAACACGATCCGTGTGGCGACGGTGGGCGACTTTGATACCGCATTGGCCAAGCTCAATTTGCCTGAGCGCCAAGTACCGGTGGTAGTACGTTTGCCTGATTCTTTCCGTACCGATTTGGAGGCTCTCAAGCGCTTACGCGTACCATCGGCCCAGGGCGATGTGATGCTAGGGCAAGTGGCGGAGGTTGAAATTGGCAGCGGCCCCAGCTTGATTAGTCGCTATGACAGAGCGCGCAATGTGATTTTCGATGTGGAGCTCAATGGTCTCACCCTCGGTGAGGTTAGCGCCAAGCTAGATGAATTGCCGGCACTCAAAAATTTGCCTGCCGGTGTGACGCGTGCTGAGTTTGGCGACGCTGAAGAGATGAAAAAACTATTTGCCAGCTTTGGTTTGGCGATGCTCACCGGTGTGCTGTGCATTTATATGGTGCTGGTGCTGCTGTTCCGCGACTTTATGCAGCCGGTGACGATTCTGGCCGCTTTGCCGCTGTCGATTGGCGGGGCTTTTGTCGCGCTGTTGGTGGCCAATAGTGCGTTTGCCATGCCGTCACTAATTGGTTTGATCATGTTGATGGGGATTGCCACCAAAAACTCGATTTTGCTGGTGGAGTATGCAATTGTCGCGCGGCGCTCTGGCAAGAGTCGATTCGATGCCTTGATGGATGCGTGTCATAAACGCGCACGACCAATTGTGATGACGACGATTGCGATGGGGGCGGGGATGTTACCGATTGCGATTGGCTGGGGCGCGGATTCAAGTTTCCGCTCACCTATGGCAATTGCGGTGATCGGCGGCTTGATTACCTCGACATTCCTCAGTTTGTTGGTGATTCCGGTGGTGTTTACTTTTGTGGACGATTTCGTGCAGTGGTGGGCTCGCAAACGCGGCAAAACTCAGACTGCATAA
- a CDS encoding efflux RND transporter periplasmic adaptor subunit has product MNRLLERLPAQRRMVISVLAAVAVIGIGGYALANADKKTAAASPAKAVLSVKLITPKVMEWAQNVSANGNVVAWQESQIGTEIGGLRLVEVNAQIGDVVKKGQVLARYNDETIQAELAQVKAAVAEAEAALNEAQENANRVRQLGTSGSLSAQQITQAMTQERTAQARVASAKAQLVSAQARLNQTRIAAPDDGVISGRSATLGSVSQPGQELFKLVRKGRLEWQAEVTASESAHIKVGQDATLTVASGKVLSGKVRQIAPTIDTKTRNLIVYVDVKNEDTALGAAKPGMFAKGQIAVGQAKALTLPGSAILLRDGFANVFVIDAATPQGNSKVKQVRVQLGRQAQGLMEVSGIAATAQVVASGAGFLADGDTVRVVK; this is encoded by the coding sequence ATGAATCGTTTGTTAGAACGTCTTCCTGCGCAACGTCGGATGGTCATTAGTGTGCTGGCTGCTGTGGCTGTGATCGGTATTGGTGGCTATGCCCTTGCCAATGCGGATAAGAAAACGGCCGCCGCCAGCCCGGCCAAAGCGGTACTGAGCGTGAAGCTGATTACGCCCAAGGTGATGGAATGGGCGCAAAACGTATCTGCCAATGGCAATGTGGTGGCGTGGCAGGAATCGCAAATTGGCACCGAAATTGGCGGTTTGCGCTTGGTGGAAGTTAATGCGCAAATTGGCGATGTAGTAAAAAAAGGCCAAGTGCTAGCGCGTTATAACGATGAAACGATTCAGGCTGAACTTGCGCAGGTAAAAGCTGCGGTCGCTGAGGCGGAAGCCGCCCTGAACGAAGCGCAAGAAAATGCCAATCGCGTGCGGCAATTGGGAACCAGTGGCTCGTTGAGCGCACAGCAAATTACGCAGGCGATGACGCAAGAGCGCACCGCTCAAGCGCGGGTAGCCTCAGCCAAAGCCCAATTGGTTAGCGCACAGGCAAGGCTCAATCAAACTCGGATAGCTGCCCCTGACGATGGGGTGATTTCCGGTCGCAGTGCAACGCTGGGCTCGGTTAGTCAGCCGGGGCAAGAGTTATTCAAACTGGTACGCAAGGGGCGGTTGGAATGGCAAGCCGAAGTGACTGCCAGTGAAAGTGCGCACATCAAGGTCGGGCAGGATGCGACGTTAACGGTGGCCAGTGGCAAGGTGCTCAGCGGTAAAGTTCGCCAGATTGCCCCGACGATTGATACCAAAACGCGCAATCTAATCGTATATGTCGACGTCAAAAATGAAGATACCGCGCTGGGCGCGGCCAAACCGGGGATGTTTGCCAAAGGGCAGATCGCCGTTGGGCAAGCCAAAGCGCTTACCTTGCCGGGTAGCGCGATTTTGCTGCGCGATGGTTTTGCCAATGTGTTCGTGATTGATGCTGCGACGCCACAAGGGAACAGCAAAGTTAAACAGGTACGGGTGCAATTGGGGCGGCAGGCGCAGGGCTTGATGGAAGTGAGCGGTATCGCGGCAACAGCCCAAGTGGTGGCATCCGGCGCAGGTTTTCTGGCCGATGGCGATACTGTTCGGGTCGTTAAATAA
- a CDS encoding DUF4260 domain-containing protein has translation MANTAGSAQGGVRLILRLEGLCILLAALALYSAMRGDWWQFAGWFFVPDLALLGYWLNRQCGAVCYNLSHSYVGALLVCAYGHFVVQPYWLSLGLIWCAHLGFDRALGYGLKYAAGFHFTHLGHIGRRKAQLD, from the coding sequence ATGGCAAATACCGCCGGATCGGCGCAAGGTGGAGTGCGGCTGATTTTACGCTTGGAAGGTTTGTGCATTTTACTTGCGGCGCTAGCGCTGTATAGCGCTATGCGGGGTGACTGGTGGCAATTTGCAGGCTGGTTTTTTGTTCCTGATTTGGCTTTGCTGGGCTATTGGCTTAATCGCCAGTGCGGGGCGGTTTGCTACAACCTGAGCCACTCGTATGTAGGCGCTTTGTTGGTGTGTGCCTATGGGCATTTTGTGGTGCAACCGTATTGGCTGAGTTTGGGGCTGATTTGGTGCGCACATTTGGGTTTTGATCGCGCGCTTGGCTATGGCCTGAAATACGCGGCGGGCTTTCACTTTACTCACCTAGGGCACATTGGGCGCCGTAAAGCGCAGTTAGATTAA
- a CDS encoding efflux transporter outer membrane subunit, which yields MQLRLMLSVSILAGLLSACAVNLPAPTSAQLDPKALEWQASPPLAERLAEQTQWWQAWNDPVLSQLQAAAQQDNPTLQLATARISEARAKAYSAKAYLWPTLTGTAAGTRSKNELMQPGAITNAGSVGLDASWEIDLWGGVRAAEQGLLANLAARESEWHDARTSMAAEVANAYVTYRAYQTMGAIVEQDLASRDRSLALTQDKQRVGLASPVDVALLDASSADAQAQLVEMQEGQAVAIKALVALTGLDENEVRLQLEAVEPAARRMPQPVGFTVASLPAEVITQRPDVRSAAELVKMAAADVGVAEVARLPSVSLFGAINIGEQRSNGLTLNGQSWSFGPTIKLPIFNAGRLKADQEAAHARYDQALAAYQQRVRMAVREVEENMVRLNGSAQRVAATQRAVAGYQKQLDSGEAMWKAGAASLLDLEVSRRFLLTAQTRLISLQREQLANWIALYKAVGGEWGLDEPAKISVP from the coding sequence ATGCAACTTCGTTTAATGCTTTCTGTGAGTATTTTGGCGGGCCTGCTTAGCGCTTGTGCCGTCAATTTACCGGCCCCAACTTCAGCACAACTCGACCCAAAAGCACTGGAATGGCAAGCCAGCCCTCCATTGGCTGAGCGGCTGGCTGAGCAAACTCAATGGTGGCAGGCTTGGAATGACCCCGTGTTAAGCCAGCTGCAAGCAGCCGCGCAGCAAGATAATCCCACTTTGCAACTGGCCACGGCACGTATCAGTGAGGCGCGTGCCAAAGCTTATTCTGCCAAAGCATATTTATGGCCGACCCTGACGGGAACTGCTGCAGGCACTCGTAGTAAAAATGAATTAATGCAGCCGGGGGCCATCACCAACGCCGGCTCGGTTGGACTCGACGCCAGTTGGGAAATTGATTTATGGGGCGGGGTGCGCGCTGCCGAGCAAGGATTGCTCGCCAATCTGGCCGCACGCGAAAGCGAGTGGCATGATGCGCGCACCAGCATGGCCGCCGAAGTGGCCAATGCCTATGTGACCTACCGTGCTTATCAAACCATGGGCGCAATCGTGGAGCAGGATTTGGCTTCACGTGATCGTAGCTTGGCACTCACGCAGGACAAGCAGCGCGTCGGGCTGGCCAGTCCCGTTGATGTAGCTTTACTTGATGCCAGTAGTGCCGATGCACAGGCACAGTTGGTGGAAATGCAGGAAGGGCAGGCCGTAGCGATTAAAGCGCTGGTGGCCCTGACTGGCTTGGATGAAAACGAAGTACGTTTGCAGCTTGAGGCCGTCGAGCCGGCCGCGCGTCGTATGCCGCAGCCGGTTGGTTTTACTGTGGCCAGTTTGCCTGCCGAAGTCATCACGCAGCGACCTGATGTGCGCAGTGCTGCCGAGCTAGTCAAAATGGCGGCTGCCGATGTTGGCGTGGCAGAAGTGGCGCGGCTACCTTCGGTAAGCCTGTTTGGCGCGATTAACATCGGTGAGCAGCGCAGCAATGGCCTAACCCTGAATGGGCAGAGCTGGTCGTTTGGCCCCACCATCAAGCTCCCTATCTTTAATGCTGGTCGATTGAAGGCCGATCAAGAGGCGGCACACGCCCGTTACGATCAGGCATTGGCGGCCTATCAGCAGCGCGTGCGCATGGCCGTGCGCGAAGTGGAAGAAAACATGGTGCGGCTAAATGGCTCCGCTCAACGTGTTGCCGCGACGCAGCGTGCGGTGGCTGGCTATCAAAAGCAACTCGATTCGGGCGAAGCCATGTGGAAGGCCGGTGCCGCCAGTTTGCTGGATTTAGAAGTCTCACGCCGTTTTTTACTCACCGCCCAAACCCGCCTGATCAGTTTGCAGCGCGAGCAGTTGGCGAACTGGATTGCACTGTATAAAGCCGTCGGCGGCGAGTGGGGCTTGGATGAGCCCGCGAAGATATCGGTGCCGTGA
- a CDS encoding TetR/AcrR family transcriptional regulator, with the protein MTIAKLNNKHSETKREQILAGARAIFMEHGYAAASMEKIAKTAGVSKGTLYNYFENKETLFIALIQGECCKAEAHSAPPTEFSDAPPEPILTMIGQQWLMGLIDPAQQAFFRVVLAEALQFPELGQAVEASGPAQAMQHLGRYLEHLKQRGILDIADSTLAAEQFFALCDAGIVRKMQLSVAEPTAEAITRHTQHAVQLFLRGYRT; encoded by the coding sequence ATGACAATTGCCAAGCTCAATAACAAGCACAGCGAAACCAAACGCGAACAAATCTTAGCGGGAGCTCGCGCCATCTTTATGGAGCACGGCTATGCCGCTGCCAGCATGGAAAAAATCGCCAAAACGGCGGGGGTTTCCAAAGGCACGCTGTACAATTATTTTGAAAACAAAGAAACGCTGTTTATCGCCCTGATTCAAGGCGAGTGCTGCAAAGCGGAAGCTCACTCTGCGCCACCGACCGAATTTAGTGACGCCCCGCCCGAGCCAATCTTAACCATGATTGGACAACAATGGCTGATGGGGCTTATCGATCCTGCCCAACAGGCTTTTTTTCGCGTGGTGTTGGCTGAAGCCCTGCAGTTCCCCGAGCTAGGCCAAGCCGTCGAAGCCAGCGGCCCCGCCCAAGCAATGCAGCACTTGGGGCGCTATCTGGAGCACCTGAAGCAGCGTGGCATCTTAGATATTGCAGATAGCACGCTGGCAGCAGAGCAATTTTTTGCGCTGTGCGATGCAGGCATTGTGCGCAAAATGCAGCTTTCAGTTGCAGAGCCCACTGCCGAAGCCATTACCCGTCACACTCAACATGCAGTGCAGCTATTTTTACGGGGCTATCGAACCTAA
- a CDS encoding DUF3862 domain-containing protein, producing MFFSMPIRGIARLLMSAVLTFCLVACSKVTAENYQKISTGMSRAEVVALLGEPSTSHSSSLLGVSGESAVWESGKVKIEATFVNDALLTRQLVQQ from the coding sequence ATGTTTTTCTCTATGCCCATTCGCGGGATCGCCCGCTTGCTGATGAGTGCCGTGCTGACTTTTTGCCTAGTTGCCTGTAGCAAAGTAACGGCAGAAAACTATCAAAAAATCAGCACTGGGATGTCACGCGCAGAGGTGGTGGCGCTACTGGGGGAGCCGAGCACGAGCCATTCCTCCAGTTTGCTTGGTGTGAGCGGCGAGTCGGCAGTGTGGGAGTCGGGCAAGGTGAAGATTGAGGCCACCTTTGTGAATGATGCCTTGCTAACGCGTCAATTGGTGCAGCAGTAA
- a CDS encoding TIGR03790 family protein: protein MRYFLLSILLCGFNWAQAAPGNLNSPYQLNAEQLGLVINKNDPLSLEIGEYYAKQHQLKPEQILSVTLPTDRVWITEGELEQLNAQINAYFGDNTQALALAWAKPYRVNCLGITYGVTMGYVEGVCANLGKPTPESAYFNHPSTQPYTDLKIRPSMLLAAKDFSSAKKLIDTGLQAWGNQPKGTAYYLTTKDQARSSRAPLFPPSQTLSKPALKIENLNAETLRDRKDVIFYQTGLARVDGLETLKFLPGALADHLTSFGGQLTDSSQMSSLRWLEAGASASYGTVSEPYSYPQKFPHPQVLLFHYINGASAVEAYWKSVAWPAQGVFIGDPLAAPYRNLSPFKTK, encoded by the coding sequence ATGCGCTATTTCCTGCTTTCAATCTTATTGTGCGGATTCAACTGGGCTCAGGCAGCACCTGGCAACCTGAACAGTCCTTACCAACTGAATGCCGAACAATTGGGTTTGGTTATCAATAAAAATGACCCTCTTTCGCTGGAAATTGGCGAGTATTACGCCAAACAGCACCAGCTCAAACCCGAGCAAATTCTTAGCGTCACATTACCGACGGATCGCGTTTGGATTACCGAAGGCGAGCTGGAACAGCTCAATGCTCAGATTAACGCCTATTTCGGCGATAACACCCAAGCACTAGCGCTTGCATGGGCCAAACCATATCGGGTCAATTGTCTTGGCATCACTTACGGCGTCACGATGGGTTATGTTGAGGGCGTCTGCGCCAATCTGGGCAAGCCTACGCCGGAATCGGCCTACTTTAACCACCCCAGCACCCAGCCCTACACCGATTTGAAAATTCGCCCGAGCATGCTGCTGGCGGCCAAAGACTTCAGCAGTGCCAAAAAGCTCATTGATACAGGCCTGCAAGCATGGGGCAACCAACCCAAAGGCACCGCTTACTACCTCACCACCAAAGATCAAGCCCGTAGCTCACGCGCGCCCTTGTTTCCGCCCAGCCAGACCTTAAGCAAACCGGCACTTAAAATTGAGAACCTCAACGCCGAAACCCTACGTGACCGCAAAGATGTCATTTTTTACCAGACCGGATTGGCACGCGTGGATGGTTTGGAAACGTTAAAATTTTTACCCGGCGCCTTGGCCGATCACCTCACCTCATTTGGTGGCCAGCTTACCGATAGCAGCCAGATGAGTAGCCTACGCTGGCTGGAGGCTGGCGCCAGCGCGAGCTATGGCACGGTTAGCGAGCCCTACAGCTACCCGCAGAAATTTCCGCACCCGCAAGTGCTGCTGTTTCACTACATCAACGGCGCTAGTGCAGTTGAGGCCTACTGGAAAAGTGTGGCATGGCCCGCGCAAGGGGTTTTTATTGGCGACCCGCTCGCGGCACCTTATCGCAACCTAAGCCCGTTCAAAACCAAGTAG
- the sbcB gene encoding exodeoxyribonuclease I produces MSITFLWHDYETFGVNPKLDRPAQFAGIRTDADLNEIGQPINLHCQPANDYLPAPEACLLTGITPQFCLANGIPEYQFAAAIERELATPETIGVGYNTIRFDDEVTRFMFWRNLIDPYAREWQNGCGRWDLLDVVRTLYALRPEGIEWPKHDDGRISFKLEHLTAANGLAHEAAHDALSDVRATVALARLIRAKQPKLFDFCLALRKKDRVFDEMNIAQPRPLVHISGMYGVERGNLALVWPLGMHPTNKNEIIVWDLAYDPQELFGLTPAEIRHRMFSKQSELGDTPRLPIKTIHANKSPIVVGNLKVLRSEDIARWHIDMNQIQQHAALLTQAPSIAWHEVFARERDHNDEKPDVDGNLYGGFVSNTDRRTLTRLRSLNGAQLATEIVHFEDRQLEELFFRYRARNFPETLTAEEDTRWEQWRNARLFEGAANALTLESYSEEIDRLAETLADGDARGEEILAALYDYAEQIAPEF; encoded by the coding sequence ATGAGCATAACTTTTCTCTGGCACGACTACGAAACTTTTGGCGTAAACCCCAAGCTAGATCGCCCGGCGCAATTTGCCGGGATTCGCACCGATGCCGATCTCAATGAAATCGGGCAGCCAATTAATTTACACTGCCAACCTGCCAATGATTATCTGCCAGCGCCCGAGGCATGCCTACTCACTGGAATTACTCCGCAATTTTGTTTGGCCAACGGGATTCCAGAATATCAATTTGCCGCCGCCATCGAACGCGAACTAGCCACACCCGAAACAATAGGCGTGGGTTACAACACCATCCGTTTTGACGATGAAGTGACTCGCTTTATGTTTTGGCGCAATCTGATCGATCCTTATGCACGCGAATGGCAAAACGGCTGCGGCCGCTGGGATTTGCTCGATGTTGTACGCACCCTGTATGCACTCAGACCGGAAGGGATTGAATGGCCCAAACATGACGATGGGCGTATCAGCTTTAAATTGGAGCACCTGACCGCAGCCAATGGCTTGGCGCATGAGGCCGCCCACGACGCATTATCGGATGTCAGAGCAACCGTTGCGCTGGCGCGATTAATTCGCGCCAAACAACCAAAATTATTCGACTTTTGCTTGGCCTTGCGTAAAAAAGACCGGGTCTTTGACGAAATGAACATCGCGCAACCCCGCCCCTTGGTGCATATTTCCGGCATGTATGGCGTAGAGCGCGGAAACCTAGCGCTGGTTTGGCCACTGGGTATGCACCCCACCAATAAAAATGAAATTATTGTCTGGGATTTGGCCTACGATCCGCAGGAGCTGTTTGGCCTGACTCCCGCCGAAATTCGCCACCGGATGTTTAGCAAACAAAGCGAATTGGGTGATACGCCGCGGCTACCAATCAAAACCATACACGCGAACAAATCCCCGATCGTGGTGGGCAACTTAAAAGTGCTGCGCAGTGAAGACATCGCACGCTGGCACATTGATATGAACCAGATCCAGCAGCATGCAGCCCTACTTACCCAAGCCCCCAGTATTGCGTGGCATGAAGTGTTTGCTCGTGAACGTGACCACAACGACGAGAAACCTGATGTCGATGGCAACCTATATGGCGGCTTTGTCTCCAACACTGATCGACGCACCCTCACCCGCCTGCGCAGCCTGAATGGCGCGCAGCTGGCTACCGAAATAGTGCACTTTGAAGACCGCCAGCTGGAAGAATTATTTTTCCGCTACCGAGCCCGCAACTTCCCAGAAACACTCACAGCCGAGGAAGATACTCGCTGGGAGCAGTGGCGGAATGCACGACTATTTGAAGGCGCAGCCAACGCACTCACTTTAGAAAGTTATAGCGAGGAAATTGATCGTTTAGCCGAAACGCTTGCCGATGGGGATGCGCGCGGCGAGGAAATTTTAGCGGCGCTCTACGATTATGCCGAGCAAATAGCGCCAGAATTTTGA